A window of the Xenopus laevis strain J_2021 chromosome 9_10L, Xenopus_laevis_v10.1, whole genome shotgun sequence genome harbors these coding sequences:
- the LOC108703879 gene encoding serine protease 33 yields the protein MKSLHLISTVFLLNLGIYQFTEAQNTCGKNAGNSNRIVGGQEAIQGRHPWQVFLWHPGFSLCGGTLISNNWVVSAAHCLTKLNASSLIVILGAHNLSGNNNEEISVPVKRIIIHPNYNETTITNDIGLVELTKNVSFTNYIIPICLPTPSIVFPPGKSCWVTGWGATEYNSSKTLPNTLQEVKVRLLSAEQCKPYDTGRIKETMICTMDIKGGKSPCKGDSGGPLVCSENNIWYLVGVVSFGYRCGVEYDPSVYTYVPAYRDWIGNFVSTSVFSVSSGSASIGFTSGLSHKSLSLMPFIFSLCCVLLGDLWFVLRFG from the exons CCTGTGGAAAAAATGCAGGGAATTCCAATCGGATTGTGGGAGGGCAAGAAGCAATTCAAGGCAGGCACCCATGGCAGGTGTTTTTGTGGCATCCTGGTTTCAGCCTATGTGGTGGCACTCTCATCAGCAACAACTGGGTTGTGTCAGCAGCTCATTGCTTAACAAA gttaAATGCTTCCTCTCTCATCGTTATTCTGGGGGCACACAACCTAAGTGGAAACAACAATGAGGAAATTTCTGTTCCAGTGAAAAGGATTATTATACATCCTAATTACAATGAAACAACTATTACTAATGACATTGGCCTAGTGGAGCTGACAAAGAACGTATCTTTTACAAACTACATCATCCCAATTTGTCTCCCTACACCTTCCATTGTGTTTCCCCCTGGAAAAAGTTGTTGGGTGACTGGCTGGGGAGCCACTGAGTACAACA GTAGCAAGACATTACCGAACACTCTGCAAGAAGTGAAAGTCCGTTTGCTAAGTGCAGAGCAGTGCAAGCCTTATGACACAGGTAGAATTAAGGAAACCATGATATGTACAATGGACATCAAAGGTGGAAAGAGCCCCTGTAAG GGTGACAGTGGAGGGCCCCTTGTTTGTTCAGAGAACAATATTTGGTACTTGGTCGGAGTGGTGAGCTTTGGATATCGTTGTGGAGTGGAATATGACCCCAGCGTGTATACGTATGTTCCTGCCTATAGGGACTGGATTGGGAACTTTGTCTCTACCAGTGTCTTTAGTGTCTCTAGTGGCTCAGCAAGTATAGGATTCACATCTGGACTGTCACACAAGAGCCTCAGCTTGATGCCCTTCATCTTTTCTCTCTGCTG tgtgcTGCTGGGGGATCTTTGGTTTGTTCTGAGGTTTGGCTGA